CACCAGCGGGCAGCTCGCGGTGGGCGGCTTCCGGTGGTCGCCCGACGGCGCAGCGATCGCGTTCGATCACCGGATCGACGAGGATCCCTCGAACAGCGGCAGCGCGGACATTTCGATCGTGGACGTCGCGAGCGCCGAGGTCCGCAGGCTCGTGACACAGGAAGGCCCCGACACGCGCCCCGAATGGTCGCCCGACGGGACGCGGATCGCGTTCGCCACGTCGATGGCGCACCCGGCCTTCTACTATACGAACGATTTGATCGCGACCATTCCCGCGAGCGGAGGCGCCATCGACGTCCTGACGCGCGGCTTCGACGAGGACGCGGCGCCGATCGCGTGGTCGCCCGACGGGATCTATTTCTCGGCCTCGGACCGCACATGGGCGCATCTCTACCGGATCGACGTTGCGGCGAAGCAGGTGACGAAGCTCCCGCACGATCCGCAGGCCATCGCGTCCGGCTTCACCTTCTCGAAGGACTTCACGCGCACGGCATATACCGCGAGCACGGCAACTCAGTACCCGGAGATCTTCATCGCCGACCTTCCCGCGATGAACGCGAAGAAGCTCACGAGCCTGGGCGCGCAGCTCGAGGGCTGGCAGCTCGGGACGAGCGAGGTCGTCACGTGGGCGAGCAAGGACGGCGCGAAGATCGAAGGGGTGCTGCACAGGCCCGCGGACTTCAAGGCCGGCCGGCGGTATCCGCTGCTGGTCGTGATCCATGGCGGACCCACGGGCGTGTCGCGCCCTGCGCCGTTCCGTTCGACCTACGTCTATCCGATCGACATGTGGCTCGCGCGCGGGGCTCTCGTGCTCGAGCCGAACTACCGCGGGAGCGCGGGGTACGGCGAGAAGTTCCGGTCCCTCAACGTCCGCAACCTGGGCGTCGGCGACGCGTGGGACGTCGTGAGCGGCATCGACTTCCTGATCGCGCAGGGGATGGTGGACGGCGCGCGAGTGGGTGCGATGGGCTGGAGCCAGGGAGGTTACATCTCGGCGTTCCTCGCCACGCACGACAGCGCGCGCTTCAAGGCGATCTCGGTTGGAGCCGGCATCTCCGACTGGATGACGTATTACGTGAACACCGACATCCACCCGTTCACGCGCATGTACCTCAAGTCCACGCCGTGGGACGATCCCGACATCTACCGCACGACGTCGCCCATCACCTACATCAAGCAGGCGCGCACGCCGACGCTCATCCAACACGGCGAGAACGATGCGCGGGTGCCAATTCCCAACGCGTACGAGCTCTATCAGGGGCTCAGCGACCGAAACGTACCGACCCGGCTCGTCGTATACAAGGGGTTCGGCCACGGGCTGACGAAGCCCAAAGCGGTGCGCGCGGCAATGGAACACAACCTTGAGTGGTTCGACACGCATTTCTGGGGACGGGCAAGCCGCGGGACGCGCTGAAGATTTCTGACAGGCCTGAGGCCGCGTCTTCTGCGGTTTCCGCGGTGATTGTGCCGGGGGAGGAATTCGTGGGGTGGTCCAACGCGAAACGTCCGGGTCTCGCGATAGCCGTCGTCGCCGTGCTGGTGTCGACCGCGGGCTGGCGGAGTCTCTACGCGCAACCCGCGCGCGGTGGCACAACGGTCGCCGTCAGGGGCGCGACGATCCTGACGGTCACGAAAGGCACGATCCAGAACGGCACGCTCGTGGTCCGGGACGGGAAGATCGCCGCTGTCGGCGCGAACGTCCCGATCCCGCCCGGCGCGGAGGTAATCGACGGCACCGGCACGTTCGTGACGCCCGGCATCATCGACGCCCACTCCCACATCGCCGCTGATTCGATCAACGAAGGGGGGACGACCGTCAGCTCGATGACCGGCATGGAAGATGTCATCGATCCCACCGATGTGAACATCTACCGCGATCTCGCCGGCGGCACGACGACCGTCAACGTCCTGCACGGGTCTGCGAACCCGATTGGCGGCAAGAACGCGGTGCTCAAGCTGCGATGGGGCAAGACGCGCCCCGAGGAACTGCTGCTCGAGGGCGCCATGCCGGGCATCAAGTTCGCGCTCGGCGAAAACCCGAAGGACATGCGCCAGTTCGGGCAGACCGGCCCCCGCCGCTATCCCATCACGCGGATGGGCGTCGAGTACGTCATCCGCGACGCGTTCACGCGCGCGAAAGCCTACCAGGCGGCGTGGAAGGAGTACGAGAAGAAGAAGACCTCGACGCCCGACGCCGTGCCGCCGGCGCACGACCTGCAGCTCGAGCCCCTCGTCGAGATCCTCGAGGGCAGGCGCCTCGTTCACGCGCACTGCTACCGCGCCGACGAGATCCTGATGCTGATCAGGCTCGCCGACGAGATGGGCTTCACGATCGCGACGTTCCAGCACGTGCTCGAGGGCTACAAGGTCGCGAAGGAGATCGCGGCGCACGGCGCAGGCGCGTCCACGTTCTCCGACTGGTGGGGTTACAAGATCGAGGCGGAAGACGCGATCCCGCATAACGCCGCGCTGATGGTGCGAAAAGGCGTGCTCGTCTCCATCAACTCCGACAGCGCCGAGCACTCGCGGCGCCTCAACACCGAGGCCGCCAAATCAATGCACTGGGGCGGCCTGACCGAAGACGAGGCGCTCGCGCTCGTCACCATCAATCCCGCGAAGCAGCTGCGGCTCGCGCACCGGATCGGATCGCTCGAGGCGGGCAAGGACGGCGACTTCGTCATCTGGAATCGCCACCCACTCAGCTCCTACGCCATCGTCGAGCGCGCGTACATCGACGGCATTGCGTACTACGACCGCCACGTCGAAGAACGCAAGCTGACCGAGTTGCAGAAGGAGAAGACGACGCTCGTCGCGGCGGAAAAGGATATGGGCGGAGCGAGCCCTGGCGCCGGCGGGGCGGGCCCTTCGGGCTCGCCGGGCGGACCCGAAGGGTCCGCGTCGCAACAGTCCGATGGGTCCACCCCACAGCAGCCCCCACAGCGGCCCGAAGTGCCGGCTTCACGGATCTGGGCGATCACCAACGCCCGCATTCATCCGGTCACCGGCGCCACGATCGAGCGTGGCACGATCCTGATCCGCGGCTCGAAGATCGAGGCGGTCGGGACGAACGTGACCGTCCCGGCCGGCGCGAAGACGATGGACGCGGCGGGCGCTGATGTGTATCCCGGCTGGATCAACGCACGCACGACGCTCGGGCTCGCCGAGCCCGGCCCCCGCGGCTTCGACGACGTGAACGAAATGCTCGAGTTCAACCCGCACATGCGCGCCATCGTCGCGTACCAGTCGGATAGCGACGCCATCCCCGTCGCGCGCGCAAATGGCGTGACCTCTGTTGCAGTCGTACCGTCAGGCGGCATCCTCGGCGGCCAGGTTGCGGTCGTGAATCTCGAGGGTTGGACGTGGGAGGAGAACGCGGTGAAGCCGGTCGCCGGAGTCAGCTTCCAGTTTCCCACGATCGGCCGGACCGGCGGGTTCGGCGGTTTTGGCGCGCCGCCGGACGATCGTGGCTACGACGAGCTGAAGAAAGAGCGCGACGAAAAGCTCGACCGCCTCGCCAGGCTGCTGGACGACGCCCGCGCGTACGCGAATGTGCCGAAGGAGCAGCGGCGGCTCGATTGGGCGCTCGAGGCGCTGGTGCCGATCGTGGAGCGGCGCCTGCCGCTCTTCACCGCGGCGAACCGGGAGCAGGACATCCGCGATGCCGTCGCGTTTGCCGATCGCGCGCGGGTGAGGATCGTGATCACCGGTGGCCTGGAGGCGCCGCTCGTCTCGTCGCTGCTGAAAGACAAGAACATCCCGGTCATCCTCGGCCCGGTGCTGACGCTGCCGACCCGCGAGGACATGTTCCACGCGTCCACCTACCAGGCGGCGGGCGAGCTCGTGCGCGCGGGCGTGAAGATCGCGTTCGCCACCGGTGACAACTCCAACGTGCGGCAGGTCCCGTACCACGCCGCGCAGTCCGTTGCGTGGGGGCTCTCGCGCGAGGACGCGATCAGGGCGCTGACGATCGCCGCCGCCGAGATCCTGGGCGTCGCCGATCGGCTCGGCAGCATCGAGCCAGGCAAGGACGCGAACCTGCTCGTCGCGAAGGGAGACCCGCTCGAGGTCCGCACGCCGGTCTCCGCGGTGGTGATCGCCGGGCGGAACGTCGATCTCGGAAACAAGCACGAGGCGCTGTACGAGCGCTACACGGCGAGGCCGTAGCAATGGCCAACACGATGCCCCGGAGCATTCTCACCGCTGCGCTGCTCGCTACGGCGTGCGCCGTTGCGGCGCGTGCCGACGCGCCGGGCGTGTACGCCATCAAGGGCGCCCGCATCGTCACCGCGGCCGGAGCACCGCTCGCGACGGGTACGGTAGTCATCCGCGACGGCTTCATCGAGGCGGTGGGCGGCGACGTGCAGCCTCCCGCCGGCGCGCGCGTGATCGACGGCGCCGGCCTGACCGTGTATCCCGGGCTCATCGACATGGCGAACACCGCGGCCGCCGAGATCCCGCGTCAGGAGCAGCCGCGCGACCTGAAGACGACGGAGGAAGTCGAGCGATGGAAGCGCGGCACGATTCTTCGGCCGCAGCTCGAGGCCGCCGAGTACGTGAAGGTCGATGCGCCTGACCTGCGAAAGCTGGCGTCAGCCGGCATTACTACCGTGCTCGCGACGCCGTCCGGGCAGGTCGTGAAGGGGCGCAGCGCGCTCGTGAACGTCATGGCACCGCCCGAAGAGGCCCAGATCGGCGCCGTGGCCGATCCAAGACGCGGGCTCGTCATCCTCAAGTCGCCCGTGGCACTGCACGTCGAGTTCACGCCGAACCCGCGTCCGGGAGACGCATACCCGGCGTCGCTGATGGGGGTGATTGCGTTCGTCCGCCAGGCATTTCTCGATGGGCAGCACCACCGCGCGGCCGTGGAGCACTACACGAGGGTGAAGGGCGTGGGCGTGCCGAGACCTGTCCACGAGCCGGCGCTCGACGCGCTGCAGCCGGCGCTCAACCGAAGCTTGCCGGTGGCGTTCGACGCCGACGAGGGGCGCGAGGTGCTGCGCGCGTTGAGCATGGCGCAGCAGTTCAACCTCGACCCGATCATCGTGGGCGGTCTCGAGGCAGACACGGTGCCCGCCGATCTGAAAGCGCGGAGCGCCCGCGTGATCTACAGCCTGAACTACCCGTCGCGCCCCAAGGCGCTGGCTCCCGGGGCCGATGAGCCCCTGCGAGCCCTGCGCGCGCGGGCCGGCGCGGCGCGGACGCCGGCGGCGCTCGAAAAGGCCGGCGTGCTCTTCGCATTCGGATCCGACGGTCTCAAGGAGCCGAAGGACTTCGTGAAGAACGCGTCGAAAACGGTCAGGGAAGGGCTGGCCGCCGAGGCTGCGATCCGCGCCCTCACGATCAACGCGGCACGGATCGCCGGCGTCTCCGATCGGCTCGGCTCGATCGAGAAGGGCAAGATTGCCAACCTCGTGGTTACCCAGGGGGACATCTTCGACGAGCAAGCGAAGGTGAAGCACGTGTTCGTCGACGGGCGGCCGGTTGCGATCGACGAAGCGCCCGCGGCGCCGGCGCGGCGCGGTGCACGGTAGCCTTCCGTCAGCGGCTGATCCAGCAGGTCATCTTCACGG
This DNA window, taken from Acidobacteriota bacterium, encodes the following:
- a CDS encoding S9 family peptidase — its product is MKRTIALTFVLLSSLPSAVESAEKIVPSVDQMVELKRASGAAISPDGQWVAYMVRETDWEENAFDTEIWLADARTTTSRQLTRGKKSSTSPAWSPDGSRLAFASDRSDKRQIYLIDPMGGEAQALTSAEDGVEGFSWSPDGARIAFTASEPKPQSAKDRDRRYGEFAIVDEDRRQTHLWVIDVATKQSRRLTSGQLAVGGFRWSPDGAAIAFDHRIDEDPSNSGSADISIVDVASAEVRRLVTQEGPDTRPEWSPDGTRIAFATSMAHPAFYYTNDLIATIPASGGAIDVLTRGFDEDAAPIAWSPDGIYFSASDRTWAHLYRIDVAAKQVTKLPHDPQAIASGFTFSKDFTRTAYTASTATQYPEIFIADLPAMNAKKLTSLGAQLEGWQLGTSEVVTWASKDGAKIEGVLHRPADFKAGRRYPLLVVIHGGPTGVSRPAPFRSTYVYPIDMWLARGALVLEPNYRGSAGYGEKFRSLNVRNLGVGDAWDVVSGIDFLIAQGMVDGARVGAMGWSQGGYISAFLATHDSARFKAISVGAGISDWMTYYVNTDIHPFTRMYLKSTPWDDPDIYRTTSPITYIKQARTPTLIQHGENDARVPIPNAYELYQGLSDRNVPTRLVVYKGFGHGLTKPKAVRAAMEHNLEWFDTHFWGRASRGTR
- a CDS encoding amidohydrolase family protein, which produces MGWSNAKRPGLAIAVVAVLVSTAGWRSLYAQPARGGTTVAVRGATILTVTKGTIQNGTLVVRDGKIAAVGANVPIPPGAEVIDGTGTFVTPGIIDAHSHIAADSINEGGTTVSSMTGMEDVIDPTDVNIYRDLAGGTTTVNVLHGSANPIGGKNAVLKLRWGKTRPEELLLEGAMPGIKFALGENPKDMRQFGQTGPRRYPITRMGVEYVIRDAFTRAKAYQAAWKEYEKKKTSTPDAVPPAHDLQLEPLVEILEGRRLVHAHCYRADEILMLIRLADEMGFTIATFQHVLEGYKVAKEIAAHGAGASTFSDWWGYKIEAEDAIPHNAALMVRKGVLVSINSDSAEHSRRLNTEAAKSMHWGGLTEDEALALVTINPAKQLRLAHRIGSLEAGKDGDFVIWNRHPLSSYAIVERAYIDGIAYYDRHVEERKLTELQKEKTTLVAAEKDMGGASPGAGGAGPSGSPGGPEGSASQQSDGSTPQQPPQRPEVPASRIWAITNARIHPVTGATIERGTILIRGSKIEAVGTNVTVPAGAKTMDAAGADVYPGWINARTTLGLAEPGPRGFDDVNEMLEFNPHMRAIVAYQSDSDAIPVARANGVTSVAVVPSGGILGGQVAVVNLEGWTWEENAVKPVAGVSFQFPTIGRTGGFGGFGAPPDDRGYDELKKERDEKLDRLARLLDDARAYANVPKEQRRLDWALEALVPIVERRLPLFTAANREQDIRDAVAFADRARVRIVITGGLEAPLVSSLLKDKNIPVILGPVLTLPTREDMFHASTYQAAGELVRAGVKIAFATGDNSNVRQVPYHAAQSVAWGLSREDAIRALTIAAAEILGVADRLGSIEPGKDANLLVAKGDPLEVRTPVSAVVIAGRNVDLGNKHEALYERYTARP
- a CDS encoding amidohydrolase family protein, translated to MPRSILTAALLATACAVAARADAPGVYAIKGARIVTAAGAPLATGTVVIRDGFIEAVGGDVQPPAGARVIDGAGLTVYPGLIDMANTAAAEIPRQEQPRDLKTTEEVERWKRGTILRPQLEAAEYVKVDAPDLRKLASAGITTVLATPSGQVVKGRSALVNVMAPPEEAQIGAVADPRRGLVILKSPVALHVEFTPNPRPGDAYPASLMGVIAFVRQAFLDGQHHRAAVEHYTRVKGVGVPRPVHEPALDALQPALNRSLPVAFDADEGREVLRALSMAQQFNLDPIIVGGLEADTVPADLKARSARVIYSLNYPSRPKALAPGADEPLRALRARAGAARTPAALEKAGVLFAFGSDGLKEPKDFVKNASKTVREGLAAEAAIRALTINAARIAGVSDRLGSIEKGKIANLVVTQGDIFDEQAKVKHVFVDGRPVAIDEAPAAPARRGAR